In a single window of the Niabella ginsenosidivorans genome:
- a CDS encoding valine--tRNA ligase: MELTKNFEPAAIEARWTAHWKGKGYFNSLPTGPAGTPDERPAYTVVIPPPNVTGVLHMGHTLNETVQDILVRRARMSGFNACWVPGSDHASIATEAKVVQMLKEEKGIDKNSLTRKEFLKYAFEWKEKYGGIIYNQIERLGCSVDWNRVTFTMDDHYYKAVIKVFVDLYNKGLIYRGARMINWDPAAKTALSDEEVEYREVQSKLYYVQYKLDGQEGYITIATTRPETILGDTAICVNPNDERYQHLKGAYAFVPLVNRRIPVIFDEYVDMEFGTGALKITPAHDINDYNLGLKHHLEIIDTLNEDGTLSEAAQLYIGEDRFDVRKKIVADLEKAGNLVKTEDIINKNGFSQRSNAVVEPRISTQWFVKMKELAAPALKAVVDGAIKIHPGDRFLATYKYWLENVKDWCISRQLWWGQQIPAWYAPDGTFVVAENKAAAFEQWSKMYSAPGKNIDHSPITIDDLQQDSDVLDTWFSSWLWPSEVFYGITNPGNADISYYYPTSVLVTGQDIIFFWVARMVMAGLEYEKEIPFKDVYFTGMVRDKLGRKMSKQLGNSPDLLQLINTYGADAVRFGIMISAPAGNDLLFDESSLEQGRNFNNKIWNALKLVRMWQNNPNGITEEATAEPDIAAAWMRNRIEQARAEMENLFSEFRLSEGLKTLYSLIWDDFCSWYLEWQKPAQGQPTSSAKLQATIEYFEELLQLLHPYMPFITEEVYHLLREQNDDLSVKQYQPVRATDKDILAQGELLKQTITAIRDARVKNNIKSKEPVKLFVQTAQPENYTSLAPILQRQANVEAVTIATEAVDKCINVLVGKDKLFIMPATELDTSIQKEQLEKDLQYLQGFLISVEKKLSNERFVQNAKPEIVEIERRKKADAEEKIKALQESLKSL, translated from the coding sequence ATGGAATTAACAAAGAATTTTGAGCCAGCAGCAATTGAGGCCCGGTGGACCGCGCATTGGAAGGGAAAAGGGTATTTTAACAGCTTGCCTACCGGACCGGCAGGCACCCCGGATGAACGCCCGGCCTATACCGTGGTCATCCCGCCTCCCAACGTTACCGGTGTGTTGCATATGGGGCACACCCTCAATGAGACCGTGCAGGATATACTGGTGCGCCGCGCCCGCATGAGCGGCTTTAATGCCTGCTGGGTGCCCGGCAGCGACCACGCGTCCATTGCCACGGAGGCCAAAGTAGTGCAAATGCTGAAAGAGGAAAAAGGTATTGATAAAAACAGTCTTACCCGCAAAGAATTCCTGAAATATGCGTTTGAGTGGAAAGAAAAATACGGTGGCATTATCTATAACCAGATCGAGCGCCTGGGTTGCAGCGTAGACTGGAACCGGGTAACCTTTACCATGGACGACCATTATTACAAAGCCGTTATAAAGGTTTTTGTAGATCTGTATAATAAAGGGCTGATCTACCGCGGGGCCCGCATGATCAACTGGGACCCGGCCGCAAAGACCGCCCTCAGCGATGAGGAAGTAGAATACCGCGAGGTGCAGAGCAAGCTGTATTATGTGCAATACAAACTGGACGGACAGGAAGGCTATATCACCATTGCCACTACCCGCCCGGAAACGATTTTGGGAGATACCGCCATCTGCGTAAACCCGAATGATGAGCGCTATCAACATCTGAAAGGAGCCTATGCCTTTGTGCCCCTGGTCAACCGCCGCATCCCCGTTATTTTTGATGAGTATGTAGATATGGAATTTGGTACCGGCGCCTTAAAGATCACCCCGGCGCATGATATCAACGACTATAACCTGGGGCTGAAGCACCATCTGGAGATCATTGATACCTTAAATGAAGATGGCACCCTGAGTGAAGCTGCCCAGTTGTACATAGGTGAAGACCGCTTTGATGTACGTAAAAAAATTGTGGCGGACCTGGAAAAAGCAGGTAACCTGGTAAAAACTGAAGATATTATAAATAAGAACGGTTTTTCACAGCGCAGCAATGCCGTGGTAGAGCCTCGCATTTCTACCCAGTGGTTTGTAAAAATGAAGGAGCTGGCAGCACCCGCATTAAAAGCAGTGGTAGATGGGGCTATAAAAATACATCCCGGCGACCGCTTCCTGGCTACTTATAAATACTGGCTGGAGAATGTGAAAGACTGGTGCATCAGCCGCCAGCTGTGGTGGGGGCAGCAGATACCGGCCTGGTACGCGCCGGACGGAACGTTTGTAGTGGCAGAAAATAAAGCAGCGGCGTTTGAGCAATGGTCAAAAATGTATAGTGCCCCCGGAAAAAACATTGACCATTCACCAATCACCATTGATGATCTCCAGCAGGACAGCGACGTGTTGGATACCTGGTTTTCCTCCTGGCTGTGGCCCAGTGAAGTGTTCTATGGTATCACCAATCCCGGCAACGCCGACATCAGCTACTACTACCCCACCTCTGTATTGGTAACGGGTCAGGACATCATCTTCTTTTGGGTAGCACGTATGGTAATGGCCGGACTGGAATATGAAAAAGAAATTCCCTTTAAAGATGTATACTTTACCGGCATGGTTCGTGATAAGCTGGGACGCAAAATGAGCAAGCAACTGGGCAACTCACCGGATCTGCTGCAACTCATTAACACATACGGTGCCGACGCAGTGCGTTTCGGCATTATGATCTCAGCTCCTGCGGGTAACGATCTGTTGTTTGACGAAAGCTCTTTAGAACAGGGCCGCAATTTTAATAATAAGATCTGGAATGCGCTCAAACTGGTGCGTATGTGGCAGAATAATCCCAACGGCATCACCGAAGAAGCAACTGCTGAACCGGATATTGCTGCCGCATGGATGCGTAACCGCATTGAGCAGGCCAGGGCCGAAATGGAAAACCTTTTCAGCGAGTTCCGCCTCAGCGAAGGACTGAAAACATTGTATTCACTGATCTGGGACGATTTCTGCTCCTGGTACCTGGAATGGCAGAAACCCGCACAGGGCCAGCCTACCAGCAGTGCCAAACTGCAGGCAACTATTGAATACTTTGAGGAACTGCTGCAATTACTGCACCCTTATATGCCGTTCATTACGGAAGAGGTCTACCACCTCCTCCGCGAACAAAATGATGACCTTTCTGTAAAGCAATACCAGCCTGTACGGGCCACAGATAAAGATATACTGGCACAGGGCGAGCTGCTGAAGCAAACCATTACCGCCATCCGCGACGCCCGCGTTAAAAACAACATTAAAAGCAAGGAGCCGGTAAAACTGTTTGTACAGACCGCACAACCGGAAAATTATACCAGCCTTGCGCCGATCCTACAGCGCCAGGCCAATGTAGAAGCTGTTACTATTGCAACAGAAGCTGTTGATAAATGTATTAACGTACTGGTAGGTAAGGACAAGCTCTTCATTATGCCGGCAACAGAGCTGGACACCAGCATACAAAAAGAACAACTGGAAAAAGACCTGCAATACTTACAGGGCTTCCTGATATCAGTAGAAAAGAAACTCAGCAACGAGCGTTTTGTACAAAATGCAAAGCCTGAGATTGTGGAAATTGAAAGAAGGAAAAAAGCAGATGCGGAGGAAAAAATAAAAGCGCTGCAGGAAAGCCTGAAAAGCCTTTAA